GCTATAGAAATAGATACTACAGGAAAGAGTATAAATGAAGTAGTTCAATCTGTACTATCTAAAATAAACATATAATATATTAAAGTTATAAAGTGATTTATGTCACTTTATAACTTTAATAATTGAAGGGAGATAAAAGTGAGTTTTTATAAATTTGTAACAAAAGCTTTTAAATGTTTTGTGAATATATTTTACAAATATAAGGTTATAGGTGCAGAAAATATACCTGATGAAGGTAATATAATAATTGCTGCAAATCACAAATCTAATCTAGATCCTATATTTTTAGCAGCAGCAATAGAAAATAGAGAAGTTGCAGCTATTGCAAAAAAAGAACTTTTTAAGATAAAACCATTAGCATATATTTTAAAAAAATTAAATGTTATTCCTATAAATAGAGAAAAACCAGATATATCAACTATAAAAAATATTCTAAAGGCTATAAAAGATGGATATGTATTAGGTATATTTCCTGAAGGAACAAGAATTAAAGAGCCTGGATTTGGTAAAGCTAAAGCTGGACTTTCTATGTTTGCAATAAAAGGAAAAGCACAAGTTGTACCTATATCTATAATATCTAATTATAAGTTATTTAATAGAGTAACTGTATATATAGATAAACCAATTTCATTTGAAGAATATTATAAACAAAAGCTTACTTCAGAGGAAAATGAAAGATTATCACAGAATGTATTAGAAGTAATAAAAGAAAATTACTATATACACTCTAAATAATAATATTTTAATTTTAGGGAGATATGAAATATGAACGTAAAAATAGCTAAAGAGGCAGGATTTTGTTTTGGTGTTAAAAGAGCTATGAAAATGGCATGGGATGAATTAGAATTAAATTCTGATATATATGCTTTAGGTCCACTTATTCATAACAAGCAAGCTGTACAAAGGTACGAAGATAAAGGGCTTTTAACTGTAGATACTATTAATGATATTCCTAATGATAAAAGTGTAGTAATAAGATCTCATGGTGTATCTAGAGATATTTACGATAAAGCTAATTCTAATAATTTAAATATAATAGATACAACATGTCCATTCGTAAAAAAAATCCACAATATAGTAAATGAATTTTATGAAAAAGGATATAAAATAATAATAATTGGAGATAAAAACCATCCTGAAATAATAGGTATAAATGGTTGGTGTGAAAATTCAGCACTTATAGTAAAATCTATTGATGATGTAAATAGCTTAAACTTAGATAATAACAGTAAATATTGCCTTGTAGCTCAAACTACACTAAATTTAGAATTATATAATGAAATAGTAAATATACTATCTAAAAAATTA
The Romboutsia ilealis genome window above contains:
- a CDS encoding lysophospholipid acyltransferase family protein, encoding MSFYKFVTKAFKCFVNIFYKYKVIGAENIPDEGNIIIAANHKSNLDPIFLAAAIENREVAAIAKKELFKIKPLAYILKKLNVIPINREKPDISTIKNILKAIKDGYVLGIFPEGTRIKEPGFGKAKAGLSMFAIKGKAQVVPISIISNYKLFNRVTVYIDKPISFEEYYKQKLTSEENERLSQNVLEVIKENYYIHSK
- a CDS encoding 4-hydroxy-3-methylbut-2-enyl diphosphate reductase: MNVKIAKEAGFCFGVKRAMKMAWDELELNSDIYALGPLIHNKQAVQRYEDKGLLTVDTINDIPNDKSVVIRSHGVSRDIYDKANSNNLNIIDTTCPFVKKIHNIVNEFYEKGYKIIIIGDKNHPEIIGINGWCENSALIVKSIDDVNSLNLDNNSKYCLVAQTTLNLELYNEIVNILSKKLDNITFKNTICSATKTRQQAAKELSVDVDCMIVIGGKHSSNTQKLVNICKEQVPTFAIETKEDLDIDKLNKFNLIGVTAGASTPDWIIEDVISFIESL